Proteins from a single region of Orcinus orca chromosome 20, mOrcOrc1.1, whole genome shotgun sequence:
- the CENPT gene encoding centromere protein T isoform X2, with protein MENYLVQRALLQTPSSRRLRSQTKTTARRCSNRARSVDRLAHVQASGHLEEQTPRTLLKNILLTAPESSILMPESVVKPVLAPQVVQASRRESGRGSLELQLPELEPPTTLAPGLLALGRRKQRLRLSVFQQGVDLGLPPSQEPHGNADASSLTSSLDLTFATPLQTQSVKRPGLARRPPTRRAVDVGTLLQDLRDTSLALAPPDTVLEDTQPFSQPLVGRSPSVHHSLPCRSHSGAKDVERAASRRTWSSGLGLQNNGAGKAAQLLAGKVEEVDALAMGFPNISSNISGEGGVEPLQNGVGEEAEERMEESLREVEKAAEAQGSARAEELQGHIEVTEAEGSWGAVEAKEPEGSSGDEDTSGRTASPELASSTPEFLRARRLQFLEPAPPPSTAVLPSEPPEPLSARLPPKPRIPGSRPRQDPYKTGLNHYAKLFSFYAKMPMEKKAVEMVEKCLDKYFQHLCDDLEVFAAHAGRKTVRPEDLELLMRRQGLVSDQVSLHVLVERHLPLEYRQQLIPCAFSGNTVFPAQ; from the exons TGTCCAGAGAGCCCTGCTTCAAACACCTTCCTCTAGGAGGCTGAGGAGCCAAACAAAGACGACTGCCAGGCGTTGTTCTAATAGAGCCAGG TCTGTTGACAGATTGGCCCATGTTCAAGCCAGTGGACACTTGGAGGAACAGACACCCCGGACTCTGCTGAAGAACATCTTACTAACTG CCCCAGAATCTTCCATCCTAATGCCAGAGTCAGTGGTGAAGCCAGTGCTGGCACCGCAGGTGGTCCAGGCTTCCAGACGGGAAAGCGGTCGGGGCAG CCTGGAGTTGCAGCTTCCTGAACTTGAGCCCCCCACAACCCTGGCTCCAGGTCTGCTGGCTCTTGGCAGAAGGAAGCAGAGACTGAGGTTGTCAGTGTTTCAGCAAGGAGTGGACTTGGGACTGCCTCCCTCCCAAG AGCCTCATGGGAATGCTGATGCGTCTTCCCTCACCAG CTCCCTCGACTTGACCTTCGCCACACCTCTGCAAACACAATCAGTGAAGAGGCCTGGTTTGGCCCGCAGACCTCCTACCCGCCGAGCTGTAGATGTGGGTACACTTTTGCAGGATCTGCGAGATACTTCCCTGGCCTTGGCTCCTCCAG ACACAGTGTTGGAGGACACCCAGCCCTTCTCCCAGCCCTTGGTTGGCCGTTCCCCCAGTGTGCACCACTCCCTGCCTTGCCGCTCTCACTCTGGGGCTAAAGATGTGGAGAGGGCTGCCAGTCGCAGGACATGGAGCAGTGGGCTTGGGCTGCAGAACAACG GTGCTGGGAAAGCAGCCCAGCTTCTGGCAGGAAAGGTGGAGGAGGTTGATGCCCTTGCTATGGGCTTTCCGAACATCAGCAGTAATATCTCTGGAGAAGGTGGAGTAGAGCCCTTACAGAATGGAGTAGGTgaggaggcagaggaaagaatggaagaaagCTTGAGGGAAGTGGAGAAGGCAGCAGAAGCACAAGGATCCGCCAGAGCAGAAGAGCTTCAAGGACACATAGAAGTGACCGAAGCAGAGGGATCCTGGGGGGCTGTCGAGGCCAAGGAGCCAGAAGGATCTTCAGGGGATGAAGACACCTCTGGTAGAACAG CAAGCCCAGAGTTGGCCTCCAGCACCCCAGAGTTCCTTCGGGCCAGGCGACTTCAGTTTCTTGAGCCAGCTCCACCGCCTAGCACTGCAGT GTTACCTTCAGAGCCTCCGGAGCCTCTGTCGGCCAGGCTTCCTCCCAAGCCCCGAATCCCTGGCTCCAGACCCCGTCAAGATCCCTACAAGACTGGACTGAACCACTATGCGAAACTCTTTAGCTTCTATGCTAAGATGCCTATGGAGAAGAAGGCTGTGGAAATGGTGGAGAAGTG CCTGGACAAGTATTTCCAGCATCTTTGTGACGACCTGGAGGTATTTGCTGCTCATGCTGGTCGCAAGACTGTGAGGCCAGAGGACCTGGAGCTGCTGATGCGAAG GCAGGGCCTGGTCAGTGACCAAGTCTCCCTGCATGTGCTCGTGGAGCGGCACCTGCCCCTGGAGTACCGACAGCAGCTCATCCCTTGTGCATTCAGTGGCAACACTGTCTTCCCTGCCCAGTAG
- the CENPT gene encoding centromere protein T isoform X1, with translation MADSYSRDSEPTTRTLLRRVLDTADPRTPRRPRSARTDVQRALLQTPSSRRLRSQTKTTARRCSNRARSVDRLAHVQASGHLEEQTPRTLLKNILLTAPESSILMPESVVKPVLAPQVVQASRRESGRGSLELQLPELEPPTTLAPGLLALGRRKQRLRLSVFQQGVDLGLPPSQEPHGNADASSLTSSLDLTFATPLQTQSVKRPGLARRPPTRRAVDVGTLLQDLRDTSLALAPPDTVLEDTQPFSQPLVGRSPSVHHSLPCRSHSGAKDVERAASRRTWSSGLGLQNNGAGKAAQLLAGKVEEVDALAMGFPNISSNISGEGGVEPLQNGVGEEAEERMEESLREVEKAAEAQGSARAEELQGHIEVTEAEGSWGAVEAKEPEGSSGDEDTSGRTASPELASSTPEFLRARRLQFLEPAPPPSTAVLPSEPPEPLSARLPPKPRIPGSRPRQDPYKTGLNHYAKLFSFYAKMPMEKKAVEMVEKCLDKYFQHLCDDLEVFAAHAGRKTVRPEDLELLMRRQGLVSDQVSLHVLVERHLPLEYRQQLIPCAFSGNTVFPAQ, from the exons TGTCCAGAGAGCCCTGCTTCAAACACCTTCCTCTAGGAGGCTGAGGAGCCAAACAAAGACGACTGCCAGGCGTTGTTCTAATAGAGCCAGG TCTGTTGACAGATTGGCCCATGTTCAAGCCAGTGGACACTTGGAGGAACAGACACCCCGGACTCTGCTGAAGAACATCTTACTAACTG CCCCAGAATCTTCCATCCTAATGCCAGAGTCAGTGGTGAAGCCAGTGCTGGCACCGCAGGTGGTCCAGGCTTCCAGACGGGAAAGCGGTCGGGGCAG CCTGGAGTTGCAGCTTCCTGAACTTGAGCCCCCCACAACCCTGGCTCCAGGTCTGCTGGCTCTTGGCAGAAGGAAGCAGAGACTGAGGTTGTCAGTGTTTCAGCAAGGAGTGGACTTGGGACTGCCTCCCTCCCAAG AGCCTCATGGGAATGCTGATGCGTCTTCCCTCACCAG CTCCCTCGACTTGACCTTCGCCACACCTCTGCAAACACAATCAGTGAAGAGGCCTGGTTTGGCCCGCAGACCTCCTACCCGCCGAGCTGTAGATGTGGGTACACTTTTGCAGGATCTGCGAGATACTTCCCTGGCCTTGGCTCCTCCAG ACACAGTGTTGGAGGACACCCAGCCCTTCTCCCAGCCCTTGGTTGGCCGTTCCCCCAGTGTGCACCACTCCCTGCCTTGCCGCTCTCACTCTGGGGCTAAAGATGTGGAGAGGGCTGCCAGTCGCAGGACATGGAGCAGTGGGCTTGGGCTGCAGAACAACG GTGCTGGGAAAGCAGCCCAGCTTCTGGCAGGAAAGGTGGAGGAGGTTGATGCCCTTGCTATGGGCTTTCCGAACATCAGCAGTAATATCTCTGGAGAAGGTGGAGTAGAGCCCTTACAGAATGGAGTAGGTgaggaggcagaggaaagaatggaagaaagCTTGAGGGAAGTGGAGAAGGCAGCAGAAGCACAAGGATCCGCCAGAGCAGAAGAGCTTCAAGGACACATAGAAGTGACCGAAGCAGAGGGATCCTGGGGGGCTGTCGAGGCCAAGGAGCCAGAAGGATCTTCAGGGGATGAAGACACCTCTGGTAGAACAG CAAGCCCAGAGTTGGCCTCCAGCACCCCAGAGTTCCTTCGGGCCAGGCGACTTCAGTTTCTTGAGCCAGCTCCACCGCCTAGCACTGCAGT GTTACCTTCAGAGCCTCCGGAGCCTCTGTCGGCCAGGCTTCCTCCCAAGCCCCGAATCCCTGGCTCCAGACCCCGTCAAGATCCCTACAAGACTGGACTGAACCACTATGCGAAACTCTTTAGCTTCTATGCTAAGATGCCTATGGAGAAGAAGGCTGTGGAAATGGTGGAGAAGTG CCTGGACAAGTATTTCCAGCATCTTTGTGACGACCTGGAGGTATTTGCTGCTCATGCTGGTCGCAAGACTGTGAGGCCAGAGGACCTGGAGCTGCTGATGCGAAG GCAGGGCCTGGTCAGTGACCAAGTCTCCCTGCATGTGCTCGTGGAGCGGCACCTGCCCCTGGAGTACCGACAGCAGCTCATCCCTTGTGCATTCAGTGGCAACACTGTCTTCCCTGCCCAGTAG